In the genome of Pseudomonas sp. LBUM920, one region contains:
- the guaB gene encoding IMP dehydrogenase, with the protein MLRISQEALTFDDILLVPGYSEVLPNEVSLKTRLTRGIELNIPLVSAAMDTVTEARLAIAMAQEGGIGIIHKNMTIEQQAAEVRKVKRYEAGVVKDPITIEADATVRDLFDLTRLHNISGVPVLHDGDLVGIVTSRDVRFENRLEVTVREVMTPKERLVTVKEGADKNDVRELLHKHRIERVLIVDDKFALKGMMTVNDIEKAKAYPLASKDDQGRLRVGAAVGTGKDTGDRVSALVAAGVDVVVVDTAHGHSKGVIDRVRWVKQNFPDVQVIGGNIATGAAAKALAEAGADAVKVGIGPGSICTTRIVAGVGVPQISAIANVAAALEGTGVPLIADGGIRFSGDLSKAIVAGASCVMMGSMFAGTEEAPGEIELFQGRSYKAYRGMGSLGAMSQAQGSSDRYFQDSSAGAEKLVPEGIEGRVPYKGTLSAIIHQLMGGLRSSMGYTGSADIEEMRTKPEFVRITGAGMAESHVHDVQITKEAPNYRVG; encoded by the coding sequence ATGCTGCGTATCAGCCAAGAAGCTCTGACATTCGACGACATTCTCCTAGTGCCCGGTTATTCCGAGGTGCTTCCTAACGAAGTCAGTCTCAAGACCCGCCTAACCCGTGGCATCGAGCTGAATATTCCCCTGGTTTCCGCTGCCATGGACACCGTCACCGAAGCCCGTTTGGCAATCGCCATGGCTCAGGAAGGCGGCATCGGCATCATCCACAAGAACATGACCATCGAGCAGCAAGCTGCCGAAGTGCGCAAGGTCAAGCGTTACGAAGCCGGTGTGGTGAAAGATCCAATCACCATCGAAGCCGACGCCACCGTGCGTGACCTGTTCGACCTGACCCGCCTGCACAACATCTCCGGCGTCCCGGTACTGCACGATGGCGACCTGGTCGGCATCGTCACCTCCCGTGACGTGCGTTTCGAGAACCGTCTTGAAGTCACCGTCCGCGAAGTGATGACGCCTAAAGAGCGCCTCGTGACTGTCAAGGAAGGCGCCGACAAGAACGATGTGCGCGAGCTGCTGCACAAGCACCGCATCGAGCGCGTGCTGATCGTCGACGACAAATTCGCCCTCAAAGGCATGATGACCGTCAACGACATCGAAAAAGCCAAGGCTTACCCGCTGGCCAGCAAGGATGACCAAGGTCGTCTGCGCGTTGGCGCTGCGGTCGGCACCGGTAAAGACACCGGCGATCGCGTTTCGGCCCTGGTCGCTGCCGGCGTTGACGTGGTGGTGGTCGACACCGCCCACGGTCACTCCAAAGGCGTGATCGACCGCGTGCGCTGGGTCAAACAGAATTTCCCTGACGTGCAAGTGATCGGCGGCAACATTGCCACCGGCGCTGCCGCCAAGGCCCTGGCCGAAGCGGGCGCCGACGCCGTCAAGGTCGGTATCGGCCCGGGCTCGATCTGCACCACGCGTATCGTCGCCGGTGTGGGCGTGCCACAAATCAGCGCCATCGCCAACGTCGCCGCTGCCCTTGAAGGCACCGGCGTTCCGTTGATCGCCGACGGCGGCATCCGTTTCTCCGGTGACCTGTCCAAGGCCATCGTAGCCGGTGCTTCCTGCGTGATGATGGGCTCGATGTTCGCCGGTACTGAAGAAGCGCCGGGCGAGATCGAACTGTTCCAGGGTCGTTCGTACAAGGCTTACCGCGGCATGGGTTCGCTGGGCGCCATGTCCCAGGCGCAAGGCTCTTCCGACCGTTACTTCCAGGACTCCTCGGCAGGCGCCGAGAAGCTCGTACCGGAAGGCATCGAAGGCCGTGTGCCGTACAAAGGCACCTTGAGCGCGATCATCCATCAACTGATGGGCGGCCTGCGTTCCTCGATGGGCTACACCGGCAGCGCCGACATCGAAGAAATGCGTACCAAGCCTGAGTTTGTACGAATCACCGGCGCCGGCATGGCTGAATCCCATGTCCACGACGTGCAGATCACCAAGGAAGCGCCAAACTACCGCGTAGGTTGA
- a CDS encoding sulfite exporter TauE/SafE family protein has product MSPVELMSQWSFSGVDWLVIGLGIVVAYIVFGIAGFGTALVAGPILIVFMPLSKIIPLLVLLDFVAAFGNLLQSRREVNKPELLRLLPCMAIGCTLGVVFLLNLHSDLLLLLMGLFISAYAIYSLAVKARPTQLAAGWSIPMGTVGGLFGALFGSGGFLYAIYLNSRLPKDAARATQSALISCSTVVRLSLFLIAGVYADWPLLMLALCLLPAMALGLWVGRRLTMRMSREAFVRWVTWLVLASGIALIARYLST; this is encoded by the coding sequence ATGAGCCCGGTTGAGCTGATGAGTCAGTGGTCGTTTAGCGGCGTTGATTGGCTGGTGATCGGCCTCGGCATTGTCGTGGCCTACATCGTGTTTGGTATCGCAGGCTTTGGTACGGCGCTGGTCGCGGGGCCGATTCTGATTGTGTTTATGCCGTTGTCGAAAATCATCCCGCTGCTGGTGTTGCTCGACTTTGTCGCGGCCTTTGGCAACCTGCTGCAATCGCGGCGGGAGGTGAACAAGCCGGAGCTGTTGCGATTGCTGCCGTGCATGGCTATCGGTTGCACGCTTGGGGTGGTGTTTTTGCTCAATCTGCATTCGGACCTGTTGCTGCTGTTGATGGGGCTGTTTATCAGCGCCTATGCGATTTACAGCCTGGCGGTAAAGGCGCGGCCGACGCAGCTGGCGGCGGGCTGGTCGATTCCCATGGGCACGGTCGGTGGGTTGTTTGGTGCCTTATTTGGCAGTGGCGGCTTTTTATATGCGATCTACCTGAACAGTCGTTTGCCCAAGGACGCGGCGCGGGCCACGCAAAGTGCGTTGATCAGTTGCAGCACAGTGGTGCGCTTGAGTTTGTTCCTGATTGCCGGGGTGTACGCTGATTGGCCGCTGTTGATGTTGGCGCTGTGCCTGTTGCCGGCGATGGCCCTGGGGCTGTGGGTTGGGCGCAGGCTGACGATGCGGATGTCGCGTGAGGCGTTTGTGCGGTGGGTGACTTGGCTGGTGTTGGCGAGCGGCATTGCGTTGATCGCCCGTTACTTGAGTACTTGA
- a CDS encoding LysR family transcriptional regulator: protein MISTRQLRYFVEIADSGSFSAAAERLFVAQSALSRQIKELETQLQTPLFERTARQPRLTAAGEAFYPRARNLLSELLKAGEMATQVGHGKLGTLRLSHSSTVPMSGHLLKAISTWLERCPGVSMDIVKLSSEAQLEEIAEGRLEVGLLRLPVLRQREGVRVVPLYNEQLVLAVPPDHALARSNAPVELEQLKDEVFISIPHPQRGGLSYLSAELCMRAGFFPKAARVMSRKTTQLQLIQAGFGIALLPKSMQDIAPANLHFLPLADPDCLSTVALACAQTPSALVEQFCQTLRECL from the coding sequence GTGATTTCCACTCGCCAACTGCGCTACTTCGTCGAAATCGCCGACAGCGGCAGCTTCAGCGCCGCCGCCGAACGCCTGTTTGTGGCGCAATCGGCCCTGAGCCGACAGATCAAAGAGCTGGAAACCCAGCTGCAAACGCCACTGTTCGAACGCACCGCGCGCCAACCCCGGCTGACGGCGGCCGGCGAAGCCTTTTACCCACGGGCGCGCAACCTGCTGAGCGAGTTGCTCAAGGCCGGCGAAATGGCCACCCAGGTGGGCCATGGCAAGCTGGGCACGTTGCGCCTGAGCCATTCGAGCACCGTGCCGATGAGCGGGCACTTGTTGAAAGCCATCAGCACCTGGCTGGAGCGCTGCCCTGGCGTGTCGATGGACATCGTCAAACTGTCCTCCGAGGCGCAACTTGAGGAAATCGCCGAGGGTCGGCTTGAAGTCGGGCTGTTGCGCTTACCGGTGTTGCGCCAACGCGAAGGTGTCCGGGTGGTGCCCTTGTACAACGAACAGCTGGTGCTGGCTGTGCCGCCTGATCACGCGCTGGCGCGCAGCAATGCACCTGTCGAACTGGAACAGCTCAAGGACGAAGTGTTTATCTCGATCCCCCATCCCCAACGCGGCGGCCTGAGTTATCTGTCAGCCGAACTCTGCATGCGCGCAGGATTTTTCCCCAAGGCTGCACGGGTGATGTCACGCAAAACCACGCAGCTGCAACTGATCCAGGCCGGTTTCGGAATTGCCTTGTTACCAAAATCCATGCAGGACATCGCACCCGCCAACCTGCACTTTTTGCCCCTGGCTGATCCGGACTGCCTCAGCACCGTGGCCCTGGCCTGCGCGCAGACGCCGAGCGCGCTGGTCGAGCAATTCTGCCAAACCTTGCGCGAATGCCTATAA
- the xseA gene encoding exodeoxyribonuclease VII large subunit: MIKDPFARLGLDREVLTVSQLNGRARVLLEDVFTNIWVEGEISNLARPASGHVYFTLKDSGAQVRCALFRNNAARVRQALKDGLAVKVRGKVSLFEGRGDYQLILDTVEPAGDGALRLAFDALKEKLSAEGLFSAERKVPLPAHPRRIGIISSPTGAVVRDIISVFGRRAPNVELTLIPTAVQGREAVSQIVRALKLADARGFDALILARGGGSLEDLWCFNEEAVARAVDACVTPIVSAVGHETDVSICDFVADVRAPTPSAAAELLAPDASHLVRQVENLHRRLVMLMRNRLSHERLRLEGMARRLRHPGERLRQQAQRLDDLDMRMRRAFERSLNTRRERLIRLETRLAGQHPGRQLALLRQRLDSLAERLPRAMREGLKARRLQLQSQVQTLQVVSPLATLGRGYSILLDERGQAIRNAAQTHTGQRLTARLGEGQLQVRVEDNHLTPVTLSLLD, from the coding sequence ATGATTAAAGATCCTTTTGCCCGTCTGGGCCTGGACCGCGAAGTCCTGACTGTCAGCCAGCTCAACGGCCGCGCGCGGGTGTTGCTGGAAGACGTGTTCACCAATATCTGGGTCGAAGGCGAGATCTCCAACCTCGCCCGCCCGGCGTCCGGCCATGTGTACTTCACCCTCAAGGACAGCGGCGCCCAGGTACGTTGCGCGTTGTTTCGCAACAATGCCGCACGGGTGCGCCAAGCCTTGAAGGATGGTTTGGCGGTCAAAGTGCGCGGCAAGGTCTCGCTGTTCGAAGGCCGTGGCGACTATCAATTGATCCTCGACACCGTAGAGCCCGCCGGTGATGGCGCGCTGCGCCTGGCCTTTGATGCGTTGAAGGAAAAGCTCAGCGCCGAAGGCTTGTTCAGTGCCGAACGCAAGGTGCCACTGCCGGCGCATCCTCGGCGCATTGGCATCATCAGTTCGCCCACAGGTGCGGTGGTCCGCGACATCATCAGCGTGTTCGGCCGCCGCGCGCCGAACGTTGAATTAACGCTGATCCCGACGGCCGTGCAAGGCCGCGAGGCCGTGTCGCAGATTGTGCGCGCCCTCAAGCTGGCCGACGCACGCGGCTTCGACGCGTTGATCCTCGCTCGCGGCGGCGGCTCTCTGGAAGATCTGTGGTGCTTCAACGAAGAAGCCGTGGCGCGTGCGGTGGACGCGTGCGTAACGCCGATTGTCAGCGCCGTCGGCCATGAAACCGATGTGTCGATCTGCGACTTCGTGGCCGACGTGCGCGCGCCCACGCCCTCCGCTGCCGCCGAATTGCTCGCCCCCGATGCCAGCCATTTGGTGCGCCAGGTCGAAAACCTGCACCGCCGCCTGGTGATGCTGATGCGCAATCGCCTCAGTCACGAGCGCCTGCGCCTGGAAGGCATGGCCCGCCGCCTGCGTCACCCCGGCGAACGTCTGCGTCAACAGGCCCAGCGCCTGGATGACCTGGACATGCGCATGCGCCGCGCCTTCGAACGCAGCCTCAATACCCGCCGCGAACGCCTGATCCGCCTGGAAACCCGCCTCGCCGGTCAGCACCCCGGCCGTCAACTGGCCCTGCTGCGCCAGCGCCTGGACAGCCTCGCCGAACGCCTGCCGCGCGCCATGCGCGAAGGCCTCAAGGCGCGTCGCTTGCAACTGCAAAGCCAGGTGCAGACGCTGCAAGTGGTCAGCCCACTGGCGACCCTGGGCCGTGGCTATAGCATTTTGCTGGACGAACGTGGCCAGGCGATCCGCAACGCCGCGCAAACCCACACCGGCCAGCGCCTGACCGCGCGCCTCGGTGAAGGCCAATTGCAGGTGCGGGTGGAAGATAACCACCTGACGCCCGTCACCCTTTCGTTATTGGATTGA
- a CDS encoding peptidoglycan DD-metalloendopeptidase family protein encodes MSRLFSLLMLLCLTFNAHADSYITRLLNKPVPGGVAVVDLGAAATAPKATYQNRPVLVVKEQNTWLAIVGIPLTVKPGTQRLTSGGQTLPFVVGFKKYPEQHITLKNKSQVNPDPAQLKRIEGELAVQLKAYRSFSPNTPSNLLLDKPVNGPLSSKFGVRRFFNGEERNPHSGLDFAVGAGTPIKTPAAGKVILTGNYFFNGNTVFVDHGQGFISMFCHMSKIDVKVGDQLARGAVVGKVGSTGRATGPHMHWNISLNDARVDPAIFIGAFQP; translated from the coding sequence ATGTCCCGTCTATTTAGCCTGCTGATGCTGTTGTGCCTCACCTTCAATGCCCATGCCGACAGCTACATCACTCGGCTGCTGAACAAGCCGGTGCCGGGCGGCGTCGCAGTGGTCGATCTGGGTGCGGCGGCAACCGCGCCCAAAGCCACCTATCAGAACAGGCCGGTGTTGGTGGTCAAGGAACAGAACACCTGGCTGGCGATTGTCGGGATTCCCCTGACGGTTAAACCCGGCACCCAACGCCTCACCAGCGGTGGGCAAACCCTGCCGTTTGTGGTGGGCTTCAAGAAATACCCCGAGCAGCACATCACCCTGAAAAACAAAAGCCAGGTCAATCCTGACCCGGCACAGCTCAAGCGCATCGAGGGCGAACTGGCGGTCCAGCTCAAGGCTTACCGCAGTTTCAGTCCAAACACGCCCAGCAACTTACTGCTGGATAAACCCGTGAACGGGCCGCTGTCGAGCAAGTTTGGCGTACGCCGGTTCTTTAACGGCGAGGAGCGCAACCCGCATTCGGGCCTCGACTTCGCCGTCGGTGCCGGCACACCGATCAAGACCCCGGCGGCCGGTAAAGTCATCCTTACCGGCAATTACTTCTTCAACGGCAACACCGTCTTTGTCGACCATGGCCAGGGCTTTATCAGCATGTTCTGCCATATGTCCAAGATCGACGTGAAGGTGGGCGACCAACTGGCGCGCGGCGCGGTGGTGGGCAAGGTCGGCTCGACGGGCCGCGCCACCGGGCCGCACATGCATTGGAACATCAGCCTTAACGATGCACGAGTCGACCCGGCGATCTTTATTGGCGCGTTCCAGCCCTGA
- the leuA gene encoding 2-isopropylmalate synthase has protein sequence MSMLKDPSSKYRAFPTIDIPDRTWPSKTITEAPIWCSSDLRDGNQSLIEPMDAAKKLRFWKTLVAVGVKEIEASFPAASQTDFDFVRTLIEDNHIPEDTTIQVLTQGREDLIARTFESLRGAKKAIVHLYNATSPSFRRIVFNQDKDGIKAIAVNAAKLFVKYAAQQPETQWTFEYSPETFSATELEFAKEVCDAVIEVWNPTPEHKMILNLPATVECATPNIYADQIEWFGRHINRRDSVIISLHTHNDRGTGVAATELGLMAGADRVEGCLFGNGERTGNVDLVTVALNMYTQGLDPQLDFSDIDGVRKVVEECNQIQVHPRHPYVGDLVHTAFSGSHQDAIRKGFTQQKADALWEVPYLPIDPADIGRSYEAVIRVNSQSGKGGIAYLLEQEYDISLPRRMQIEFSQVVQAETDRVGLEMTAPQIYALLQREYLQANTPYALVSHRLQEENGNSFVEVEVSGKGQGETNLHWKGKGNGALEALVAGLPIGVEIMDYNEHAIGAGTNAKAAAYIELRVNGERPVHGVGIDENITTASFKALFSALNRSLSQQEAKAA, from the coding sequence ATGAGCATGCTCAAAGACCCGTCTTCGAAGTACCGTGCGTTCCCGACCATCGATATCCCGGACCGCACCTGGCCGTCGAAAACCATCACCGAAGCGCCGATCTGGTGCAGTTCCGACTTGCGTGATGGCAACCAGTCGCTGATCGAGCCGATGGACGCCGCAAAAAAACTGCGTTTCTGGAAGACCCTGGTTGCGGTGGGCGTGAAGGAAATCGAAGCCTCGTTCCCGGCTGCTTCGCAAACCGACTTTGACTTCGTGCGCACCCTGATCGAAGACAACCATATCCCCGAGGACACCACCATCCAGGTGCTGACCCAGGGCCGTGAAGACTTGATCGCACGCACCTTCGAATCCCTGCGCGGCGCCAAAAAGGCCATCGTGCACTTGTACAACGCCACTTCGCCGTCCTTCCGCCGCATCGTGTTCAATCAGGACAAGGACGGCATCAAGGCCATTGCGGTCAACGCCGCCAAGCTGTTCGTCAAATACGCCGCCCAGCAGCCGGAAACCCAATGGACCTTCGAATATTCCCCGGAAACCTTCAGCGCCACTGAGCTGGAGTTCGCCAAAGAAGTGTGTGACGCGGTGATCGAGGTGTGGAACCCGACGCCTGAGCACAAGATGATCCTCAACCTGCCCGCCACCGTCGAGTGCGCGACGCCGAACATCTATGCCGACCAGATCGAGTGGTTCGGTCGTCATATCAACCGCCGCGACAGCGTGATCATCAGTCTGCATACGCACAACGACCGTGGCACCGGCGTAGCCGCCACCGAACTGGGCCTGATGGCCGGCGCCGACCGTGTCGAAGGCTGCCTGTTCGGCAACGGCGAGCGCACCGGTAACGTCGACCTCGTGACCGTGGCACTGAACATGTACACCCAGGGTCTCGACCCACAACTGGACTTCTCCGACATCGACGGCGTGCGCAAAGTCGTCGAGGAATGCAACCAGATCCAAGTGCACCCACGCCACCCATACGTCGGCGATCTGGTGCACACCGCGTTCTCTGGCTCCCACCAGGACGCGATCCGCAAGGGCTTCACCCAGCAGAAAGCCGACGCGCTGTGGGAAGTGCCGTATTTGCCGATCGACCCGGCCGACATTGGCCGCAGCTACGAAGCGGTGATTCGTGTGAACAGCCAGTCGGGCAAAGGCGGCATCGCCTACCTGCTGGAGCAGGAATACGACATCAGCTTGCCGCGCCGCATGCAGATCGAATTCAGCCAGGTGGTCCAGGCTGAAACCGACCGCGTGGGTCTTGAGATGACCGCGCCACAGATCTACGCCTTGCTGCAACGTGAATACCTGCAAGCCAACACGCCGTACGCGCTGGTCAGCCATCGTCTGCAGGAAGAAAACGGCAACAGCTTTGTCGAAGTGGAAGTCTCGGGCAAAGGCCAGGGCGAAACCAACCTGCACTGGAAAGGCAAAGGCAACGGCGCTCTGGAAGCGCTGGTGGCTGGCTTGCCGATTGGCGTAGAGATCATGGACTACAACGAACATGCCATCGGGGCAGGCACCAACGCCAAGGCAGCGGCCTACATTGAGCTGCGTGTGAATGGCGAGCGTCCGGTGCATGGCGTGGGCATTGATGAAAACATCACCACGGCCAGCTTCAAGGCACTGTTCAGTGCCCTGAACCGCTCGTTGAGCCAGCAGGAAGCGAAAGCGGCGTAA
- a CDS encoding amidohydrolase: MRDLSALPNLNIALVQTSLVWHDRQANLEHFELLLEQAKGADLIVLPEMFTTGFSMESQTLAERENGPTHHWLQAQAAKYNAVITGSVIIQAADGSHRNRLLWARPDGEVLHYDKRHLFRMAGEHDHYTPGERQVQFELKGWRIRPLICYDLRFPVWSRDAQDTDLLLYTANWPGARRLHWNRLLPARAIENLCYVAAVNRVGTDGKGFAYTGDSQVLDFQGETLLSAGEADGVFQVCLEAAELAAYREKFPANLDADRFEFV, translated from the coding sequence ATGCGTGATCTGAGTGCATTACCCAACCTGAACATCGCCCTGGTGCAGACCAGCCTGGTGTGGCATGACCGTCAGGCCAACCTGGAACATTTCGAGCTGTTGCTGGAGCAGGCCAAAGGGGCCGACCTGATTGTGCTGCCGGAGATGTTCACCACCGGGTTTTCAATGGAGTCGCAGACCCTTGCTGAACGGGAAAACGGCCCGACCCATCACTGGCTCCAGGCTCAGGCGGCGAAGTACAACGCCGTGATCACCGGCAGTGTGATTATCCAGGCCGCCGATGGCAGTCATCGCAACCGCCTGCTGTGGGCGCGGCCGGACGGCGAGGTGTTGCACTACGACAAGCGCCACTTGTTCCGTATGGCGGGCGAGCACGATCACTACACGCCGGGTGAGCGCCAGGTGCAGTTCGAATTGAAGGGTTGGCGTATTCGGCCGTTGATTTGCTATGACCTGCGCTTCCCGGTGTGGAGCCGTGATGCTCAGGACACTGACTTGCTGCTGTACACCGCCAACTGGCCGGGTGCGCGGCGCCTGCACTGGAACCGTTTGCTGCCAGCGCGCGCGATCGAAAACCTGTGCTACGTGGCGGCGGTGAACCGGGTGGGCACGGATGGGAAGGGCTTTGCCTACACCGGAGACAGTCAGGTGCTGGATTTCCAGGGCGAGACCTTGCTGAGTGCAGGGGAGGCGGATGGCGTGTTTCAGGTGTGCCTGGAGGCGGCAGAGCTGGCGGCGTATCGCGAAAAATTTCCGGCGAACCTTGACGCAGACAGGTTTGAGTTTGTCTGA
- a CDS encoding pyridoxal phosphate-dependent aminotransferase: protein MITSKLPNVGTTIFTTMSQLAAETGALNLSQGFPDFNGPKALLDAVGQHVASGHNQYSPMTGLPALRQQVAAKIARSYGATVNPDSEVTITPGATAAIFCAIQAVIRNGDEVIVFDPCYDSYEPSVELAGGRCVHVQLSLQGFSLDFEKIKAALSPRTRMIILNTPHNPTGALISRAELDQLAELVRDRDIYLVSDEVYEHLVFDGVPHVSVLAHEELYQRAFVVSSFGKTYHVTGWKTGYVVAPPALTAELRKVHQYVNFCGVTPLQYALADFMADHPEHVEQLPAFYQAKRDLFCDLLAPSRFSFARVTGTYFQLVDYSQIRPDLDDVAMSLWMTREHGVATIPVSVFYQNPPQGQRLVRLCFAKREETLQQAAEKLCVI from the coding sequence ATGATCACCAGCAAGCTGCCGAATGTCGGTACGACCATTTTCACCACCATGTCGCAACTCGCTGCCGAGACCGGCGCGCTCAACCTGTCCCAGGGCTTTCCCGATTTCAATGGACCCAAGGCGTTGCTCGATGCGGTGGGCCAGCACGTTGCCAGCGGGCATAACCAGTATTCACCGATGACCGGTTTGCCAGCCCTGCGCCAGCAAGTGGCGGCCAAGATCGCCCGCAGCTACGGCGCAACGGTTAATCCTGACAGCGAAGTGACCATTACTCCCGGCGCCACTGCCGCGATTTTCTGTGCGATTCAGGCGGTGATCCGCAACGGCGATGAAGTCATCGTGTTCGACCCCTGCTACGACAGCTACGAGCCCTCGGTCGAGCTGGCCGGCGGTCGCTGCGTGCATGTGCAACTGAGCCTGCAGGGCTTCTCCCTGGACTTTGAAAAGATCAAGGCCGCGCTGTCGCCGCGCACGCGCATGATCATCCTCAACACCCCGCACAACCCGACCGGCGCACTGATCAGCCGCGCCGAGCTGGACCAGTTGGCCGAATTGGTCCGCGACCGCGATATCTATCTGGTCAGCGATGAAGTCTACGAACACTTGGTGTTCGACGGCGTGCCCCATGTCAGCGTATTGGCCCATGAAGAACTGTATCAGCGTGCGTTCGTGGTCAGCTCTTTCGGCAAGACTTACCACGTCACCGGCTGGAAAACCGGCTACGTGGTCGCGCCACCGGCGCTGACCGCTGAACTGCGCAAGGTGCATCAATATGTCAACTTCTGCGGCGTGACCCCTTTGCAGTACGCTTTGGCGGACTTCATGGCCGATCACCCGGAACATGTCGAACAATTGCCGGCTTTCTACCAGGCCAAGCGCGACCTGTTCTGCGACTTGCTGGCGCCGTCGCGCTTCAGCTTTGCCCGGGTGACCGGTACTTACTTCCAATTGGTGGATTACTCACAGATTCGCCCGGACCTGGATGACGTCGCCATGTCGCTGTGGATGACCCGCGAGCACGGCGTGGCGACGATCCCGGTCTCGGTGTTCTACCAGAACCCACCCCAAGGCCAGCGCCTGGTGCGCCTGTGCTTTGCCAAACGCGAGGAGACGCTGCAACAAGCAGCCGAAAAACTATGCGTGATCTGA
- the der gene encoding ribosome biogenesis GTPase Der: protein MVPVIALVGRPNVGKSTLFNRLTRTRDAIVGDLSGLTRDRQYGEAKWQGRSYIIVDTGGISGDEHGMDEKMAEQSLLAIEEADVVLFLVDARAGYTAADQMIGEHLRKRNKRSYLVANKIDNIDPEAARAEFSPMGLGDAIPVAGAHGRGITQMLEIALRDFPKDDAEEEEGIEEIVAEGEEAKRIPGPSEKDGIKIAIIGRPNVGKSTLVNRMLGEDRVIVYDQPGTTRDSIYIPFERNDEKYTLIDTAGVRKRGKIHEEVEKFSVVKTLQAIKDANVVIFVMDAREGVVDHDLNLLGFALEAGRALVIAINKWDGMTPSERDFVKIELQRRLFFVEFADIHFISALHGTGVGNLYASVQNSFKSAVTRWPTNRLTQILEDAVGEHAPPMVNNRRIKLRYAHLGGANPPIIVIHGNQIEKVPKSYVRYLENTYRRVLKLVGTPIRIEFKGGENPYEGNKNTLTDRQVNKKRRLMTHHKKADKKRRDKK from the coding sequence ATGGTTCCCGTAATCGCCCTGGTGGGCCGACCTAACGTCGGCAAGTCCACCTTGTTCAACCGCCTGACCAGGACTCGCGACGCCATCGTCGGCGACTTGTCCGGTCTGACCCGTGATCGCCAATACGGTGAGGCAAAGTGGCAAGGGCGCTCCTACATTATTGTCGACACCGGTGGTATCTCCGGTGACGAGCATGGCATGGACGAAAAGATGGCCGAGCAGTCGCTGCTCGCTATCGAAGAAGCCGATGTCGTGTTGTTCCTGGTGGACGCCCGCGCGGGCTACACCGCTGCCGACCAGATGATTGGCGAGCACCTGCGCAAGCGCAACAAGCGTTCCTATCTGGTCGCCAACAAGATCGATAACATCGATCCTGAGGCGGCCCGTGCCGAGTTCAGCCCGATGGGCCTGGGCGACGCGATCCCGGTCGCCGGTGCTCACGGTCGCGGTATCACCCAGATGCTGGAAATCGCCCTGCGCGACTTCCCTAAGGATGACGCCGAGGAAGAAGAAGGCATCGAGGAGATCGTCGCCGAAGGTGAGGAAGCCAAGCGCATTCCTGGCCCGAGCGAAAAAGACGGTATCAAGATTGCCATCATCGGCCGCCCGAACGTTGGCAAGTCGACCCTGGTTAACCGCATGCTCGGTGAAGACCGCGTAATCGTTTATGACCAGCCCGGTACCACCCGCGACAGTATCTACATCCCGTTCGAGCGTAACGACGAGAAGTACACGCTGATCGACACCGCCGGTGTGCGCAAGCGCGGCAAGATCCACGAGGAAGTTGAAAAGTTCTCGGTGGTCAAAACCCTGCAAGCGATCAAAGACGCCAACGTGGTGATCTTCGTGATGGACGCCCGCGAAGGCGTGGTGGACCACGACCTCAACTTGCTGGGCTTTGCCCTGGAAGCCGGTCGCGCCCTGGTGATCGCGATCAACAAGTGGGACGGCATGACGCCGAGCGAGCGCGATTTCGTCAAGATCGAGCTGCAGCGTCGCCTGTTCTTTGTTGAGTTCGCCGATATCCACTTTATCTCGGCACTGCACGGCACTGGCGTGGGTAACCTCTACGCGTCCGTACAGAACTCGTTCAAGTCCGCGGTCACCCGCTGGCCGACCAACCGTCTGACCCAGATCCTGGAAGACGCGGTTGGCGAGCACGCGCCACCGATGGTCAACAACCGCCGGATCAAACTGCGTTACGCCCACTTGGGTGGTGCCAACCCGCCGATTATCGTGATCCACGGTAACCAGATCGAGAAAGTGCCAAAGTCCTATGTGCGTTACCTGGAAAACACCTACCGCCGTGTCTTGAAACTGGTCGGTACGCCGATCCGTATCGAGTTCAAAGGTGGCGAGAACCCATACGAAGGCAACAAGAACACATTGACTGACCGTCAGGTGAACAAGAAGCGTCGTTTGATGACTCACCACAAGAAGGCCGACAAGAAGCGCCGCGACAAGAAATAA